The nucleotide window TTTGTGGCATGTCCCACAAATCCCATACACTTCAAGAAAACATTCGTAATGGTTTCGTATTCTTCACTCCCTCAACTTTCATTAATCCCTTCCTAACCGAATTCTCTATTGGCTGCTGcatgtttgtttatttatttatttgtgcaCTTGTAACCTCAATATGCGATTAGCAATGCATGAAAGCAAGGGTtgaatatttatgtaatttgtCATGGGCATGAACCTTGCGGACCAAGCTAAAGATGTTTCCGTGATGAAATTGTTGACTGTATCAACAAACGGCTTGGTCTGTGGGGTCGTGGTCTTCCACAATAAATAATGacttgaaaaagaagaaaaatatcctCTAAAAACTTCTatgcttattttctttaaattatatttataacttcATACCCCTCGGTTTAATGGATCCTCTCTCATGTGAAAATCTTCACCATTAACTgagtaattaaaattacataactaaaatttatttgatacgaaataaaaaaaactaatactaatatttttttgctgaatacaatactaaataattataattacataaaactaaaatttgggAATTTAATATtgtaacataaaaatttaataaattaacttagatttttttgggaaaaaaatacCGCAGAAGAaacttttttgttaaaaaaaaggtattaaaaaactgatgtgttCAAAATGAGAAttctgaatttataatataagaatttttttaattagtaatataAGAATGAATATGTTGATAAATGAAAATTGTGTGATTCCTTGTCACTGTCTAGCGTGAGTGATTCTCTACATTGGCTTCCTTAAGGTTCAAGCCAAAGCAGTGATGATAAACGGTAACAGCTTCCAACCTTCCACATTTGCGTTTCACAATGCAAATTGTGagcacctttttcttttctattatcAGTCgtgaatgattttattttattttattgtttttcaccATCCTAATTCCTAGTTGTGAATTACTGAATTGAGTTGCGAATCCGTTGTCAAAACAAAGTTGAAGACTCcaattacacttttttttctttgttgacgAGTTTGCAATAGCTTCCATTATGTGgacgtctctctctctctctctattcagaaaaaaaaatataaaacaaaatttaaattatcataattgACAATGAAAAGTTTCATGAtacttaaaatgattttatcacccttattaatgatgataattatatctttatcacatttaaaactaaaaaaacatacaGTAGATGAACAATTTTCTAACCATATTAAAATTACAAGTTTAGATAAATCtaattttactgaattttatcAATAACACAGTTGAACTTGTTAATTGATGAATCTTAGCATAAAAAGTCATCCCTAATTCCATTGATCCTATTAGATACAAGTTCAGCTATATTCATCTAACTATTTTTGTCGCCAGTACTATGATATCATAGCCAGATACTACTGTTACATTAACAACAACGACAAATTATAGTTGGCATGTAGAAGATGTTCTGAGCCCTCATAATAtggaagaagaataaaatggCATCATAATCCCATTCGCACACGTATTTAGTTCTCATTACTACCAACGAAACATCAAAATTTCACAAACCAAACACTGCCTCAGAAAGACATGTACAAGCATGCAACCAGCCAATGCATGACCAAAAATGTTTGCCTAAAATTTGTTGGAATATAAAATGCTAAGATTTAAATAAACGCtactttcagaaaaataattagaacATTTCTCCAAGAACAAGGGCATTGAAGATAAAATGCAGATACCCTCTTTAAATGCACACCAGCACAACCTGCAAAACTCTCCCTTTTGTAAGCACTGGGAAGTAGATGCCTCCTTAGATTCAGTTATACTTTAATCCTCATTTTGACTTTCATCCTTGACAAGCTTGATCATGTCATCAATTCGAAGGATGGTAATAGCAGCTTCAGTTGCAAactgggaaaaaaataaaacttatagcTCAGACAGCTGTATAAGAAGGAAGCTATATCTTGAAGTCAACAACTGTTGATAACTGTTGATATTTAACTAAATACATACCTGAATAATTTTTACTTTGCTCATTGCAGGCTCAATGACTCCGGCCTCCAAGTTGTTTCTGATTTTCCCTTGCGAAAGGTCCAAACCCATACTggggaaaaaagagaaaaataataacaatatttagCGAGATGGAAAAGAATGCCAAAGCTTATCAAGCATCATTTCATATGTATTCTCCATTGTTACTTTTCTCTAATATTCATTAACATATTCACATGTTGGAATGATACTTGAATCTGCATATTATGGGCAGATGCACAAACTTATTTTACCAGTCCAAATCCTATATAACCAAATTCAACATATCCTGTCCTATATTTCTCCTTGCACACAACACCCAAATAACCAAAAATATGGCACGTGATATTCCAAAATCACGTCAGTAGCTTCATGTAAAATGGTTACGAAGTTCTAGTGAGTGTGTATAATAATCATATAAGGTGAATTACCATTCCAACACAGGTTGGAAGAAATACTAATGTttacaaatataatgacataacAAAGATAAATTCAACAAACAGACCCGAAGCTAGGAAGAAGACAAATACAAAGGAAACAATATAGATACTATTACTAGTAAGCAAATACCTTGATAAATGTTTCTTATCGGCTTTAGTTTGCGCTGAATGGTGGTAGGCCCGTAATTTTGCCACCAGCTCAGTGGCATCCTTAGCAGCATTAACAGAAAGCACCTGCACCAGTTAAGTGACACCAACATATAAATTTTCAGTGCCAAAATGTTTGGAAATAAGAACCAATCAATTAAAACTAAGTGTCTCAAAAGAGTGAAAAGAccaaacatttaaatttaaatatcaaatcaaaaagTAAATTGTTAACCACACTAATCCTGCATGAAAGTCCACTAGACTAAAATTACAGAATTTAATTATTGGACAGGAGATGAAGAGCAAACTCAAACTTTATACCATGTGTTCAACTAGGCCCAACCACCCTAGTTAGTTGTAAAATAAGCAGAAGATCCAAACCTTAAGCCATTAATTTAGCTTGTAACTTACCTTAGGAATGATTAATAGAGACTCAGCAAATTCTGCTATAGCCAACTGCTCTCGAGATCCTAAAGTTGTAGCAAGGTACTCCAAATAAACTGATAATGCTGCTTCAACAGCACCTCCACCAGCTACCACctgaattttatatattaaaaaatcaagcACAGGGAAGGCAAAATAAAAAGACATCATTTGAAAAACTTAATCTAAAGCAACATTTTGATTTCAACCAAAGTAGGATGAAAGCTACGTATGCAGGATACCGTATTTGATTCAAGAGTTCTCTTGACAATGGACAATGCATCATGCAGAGCTCTATCCATCTCATCAAGCATATGGTCATTTGCACCTCTTAGAATCAAAGTGACCTACAGAAGAACAACACAGAATCAGGTGATACCACAAACTATCCACAATGTGCActagataataaataataaactatCAGTGTCCCCCCATACGTTGCATGGGTGTGTGAGAAGATGATgagtaaaaaatatcatatttctttaaaaaaattataaatataattttaatagatGTCCAAAACTCCTTGTGTTTTCTGTCTTATGAATTTATTCTTTCAtcgagaaagaagaaaataatctaCAAGTTAATCTAAAACTTACTGCACTTGTAGTTTTGGTCCCTTTGATCATAACTACAGCATCATCAGAAATTCGCTCCTCAACAACCTCATCAGCATATCCAAGAAAAGATGGTTCAAATGTTTCCTCCCCTTCCATATCAGCAAATGTTGAGACCTGTGTCAAAGTAAAAATCAAGTCCAATGATACATAAAGGAAATAGTATTCAAAACTTCTATCCGAAAAAGTGGATACTATACAAGAGATTGATGTTGCTTGACAAAAAATATAACTGAGATATTGTTAACACAGAAGTTTGGCATTAATTTCAAGGAAAGTCTAACTATTAGGggaaggataaaaatgaaaattgaaatgaataGAATCGAGGATAATGATTACTTGTCTGGTTGTGGCATTTTATTAACTACAAATTCATCCCTGGTGGTTGCTAATTAAGACACAAAGCTCTTCTTTTTTGTGCCAGaagatatttaattacaaaagagAAACCAAAATAGGATTAATAAAATGCCCTAGCAACCACTATTTAAGTAATGATAAGGCATATATAAAAGAGAACCATCTTAAAACATCAAGAAACTTAAATGCAATGAAATTAGAAAAGCCATTTTACGGCCAGAATGATGAAAAGATACAgcccaaaatgaaaataaatcccTTCTCCAATACagagcccccccccccccgggtAAGACAAAGATTACTTTAGTTCAATTTAAAATTGACATTAACAACGTTCATATTTCAGAATGCAAAAGGGTTTCTTGGGATGGCAAGCTTTTAAAAATCTAAGATTTTAAGCAGGTAATATTCAGAGTCATCAATTGTTAGAATGCATTGAATCAATCGCATTCCCCCCAACCCATAAAAATAGCAACAATTTTTTGTTCAACCAATAAAAAGGGAGTTAAAAAAGGAATGGAGCCCTATCTAATCAACACTCCATTGTGACAAATATTCAGCTTTACTGTCAACTTgctaaaattgcaatttaaatttattaaaaaaaaaagcctacCAATGTTGCACCAGTAGCCTTGGCAACATGGCGCATGTCCTCTTTCCGCACACGTCTTACAGCAATTGCCCCAGCCTCAACAAAGTACTGAAACAAGAATAAATAGTcagaaaaaaatgcataaattcATGACTTTTTATGCCATTAATCAGTAAAAGAGCATATATTAAACACAGAACCACAAAATCCATTAATGCAAAAGGCAAAAAATCAGAAGTTATGTTTAAAGATCCATAGGCACAAATGTCACAAATTTGGTGTAATTTCATCATTTTGAAGTTAGTAAGGTCAGGCATTTATTCCCTAAAAATGGACCTTGGTAACTGAATTCGCACAAGCCGCAAGGGTTATAACTTCAACCTTTTGTACCATTTGATCCTCAGTTTTAACTATAGTCCAATACAAGTAATGAAAccgcaataaaaaaaaatgtatagtgaatgaaaagaaaattttaagtaaaaatccTATCTTCTGTCATGTCATGAATTCCTGGGTGTAATGCCTCATTTAAATTGTCTACTAAATCCAAAATCTTTTTTATCATTCAGTTGTGTCACATAATCAGATCTGAGATCATCAGCTGAAAGTATTAAAAACTCCCCCATCAAACCCCTAATACTCAGCTTGAATTTTCCCTAAATCAATAATCCATCAAACACCAAACTCCAATCTAAGAGGTGAACTTCACATACCCAAGCAGCCACCAAACAACCCTTGTAATTGATCAGGATGAGTAATTTATACGAGGTCAAAACATGATATGCTCAACTGTCAAcagatatatattataatataatacaaaaagATAAAGTCAAAAACATGATATGCTCAACTGTCAAcagatatatattataatataatacaaaaagATAAAGTCAAACACTTTCTTTGACAGCCTAAATGTAAGATTATAACTAAATCCTCTTGCtcgaagaaaaatatcaaagaaaTATACCTTAAGAGCCATGTCATCAATTCCTTTAGTTGTCAGAATAACATTAGCTCCAGCCTTCAGCAGTTTTTCAATGCGTTCCTTAGTCATATCGGCCTCTCtgcaattagaaaaaaaaaggcccAAGTCAAAATGTATTATAGATATTACTTTATATTGCAAGATGATATGGATGGAGAATTGTCCCAAACAAAGCAAAAGCAAATTCCCACAATGAAAACATTAGCTGGCTTACACAATTAACAATAGTCTTTATAAGAACtacaaaaatcaataattaaccATAATATTTTGAGTATTTAACTTAACAGGGCTTTGGATTGATTTCAAGCCTATCATCCAAAAGTTTTCTATTTATGCCTATTTTATACAGCTCTTAGAATCTGGGTTTGGGCCTAACCCAACCCCAAAATCTAGCTCATGGGGTGAGGGTTACCAATGTAGGacttgggtctttccaaataacAGCTTATTTTCAATAAGATATAGatttattcttattatattaAAGGAAAATGAATCCAGGAAGGTTGGGTATCATAGTAATATAGAACCCAAATGATCATACTGACAGTACCTTTGACGAATTTTTTCTAGTTCCCTAGGATCAGTAACTAAAACTTGAACACCCAACTGCATTTTTGTCTTCTGAAGATTGAAATCAAGACAAGCAATTCTTGCAGGGGCAACCCTGAGAGGCATTCCTTGAGCAGCACGGCCAGTATTTAGAGCATAACCATTCATCAGAAAGCTGTCTCTAGCACTTTTTCCATGAGCTTTCAAGATATTGATTCCCTGGAACATGAGGCACAAAATAAGTAAGAAATTAAATCCATTCAAATCCTATGAACATTAAAGCAGGTAAGAagcaagattaaaatatatactacaGATGTTCATATTGCTCAAATTGGCATCTTTCATCCAGGAAAAGAACTGAAATCACAGGAATTCTACTACCAACCTTGATTGGGTATTTAACTTCACCTCGAGCATTGGTCATTTTTACAGCTTGCACTGCATCCACAACCTGTGAAAAATTGCACACAAGTCAATTTCACTAAAAAATAGTGACTACCTATACCTACAATCTACACTCTACAGACAAAAAAAACTGTCCCAAAATAGCAGTTAGCATCCTTTTCACAACTAATCAATAACTTCAGAAAATAACCCTTCATAATGAGAAACAGAACTTTCAAAAGTCACTTATACCATATCCCCAAAATTCAattgattgattttaaaaactcTCCTAGTACTGACAATAAAGTTTTATTTCAGTTTCATGTGACAGCACCCATACTGCCAAACCAAATATGgtcaacaataaataattttacacatttaaaacaCAGTAGAAACTGATGGAATCAAGAAATATGTGAACTCCTTTCCTCTAAAGCAGAAAGAAAGTGTAAAATCTAGCAAGGTTaggagattttttattttaaaaaaatcaggtTTCAAGTGAGATGAGGATTGAAAAGAATATAGCTTTATCAATATCAAGTTTTCAATCACTAATCCAACTAAATATTGATACAAGAAACAGAAAATTCATATAAGCTTCATTAGATTGGATATGTACTAgaatttgcagaagcagcagaACATGGTGTGCATCAATCATGTGATATAAACTCTCAACATTCTATATAAAAGCAATGCAATTACAAACATACCAAAACGGCAAAGAAGTCACTATCACCAGCTATCAACTTTGAGGACATACTGGTCTTGGCACAGTTAATTAGTGAATCCTTTCCCAGCTTTTCAACCTAAAAGTCAAGAGAACAATCCAACTGAGTAACACATTATATACAACAATTTGCAGatgcattaattaatatttgggcATAACATAACAATGGTCATATGGTCCAAAGTTagcttttcaaaatataaaacaggGAACCAATAACCAAGAGATGCAAGCTTTCGTCCTCAGTCCTCACATCCCAAACTTATTTTTGCATTAGTTAATGATTGTAACATTGATGCAAGGAAGACATGAACAATACACATACATATTGATAAGTAGTGTGATATTATTGGGCAATGGCATATTTAAGGAAATCAAATCATAAGAACTCATAATGAGTGGAATACAGCATACAATGACTCTACAGATCCATGACTACAAAAAATGTGAAAGAACAATCATTAAGGAACTAACATCGTTGGCGTTCAAATATTCTAACAATGACATCTATCGACAATCAAAGGAGGAGAGAAGAGACCAGAGAAAAAAAGGTTAGGGCCCCTGATTACTTAAGCTTAAAAAATAtgcatacaaaataaaaaagtttattaagGAGATCTTACCTTGACAGCTAGTTTTTCTTCTACATATTTACAAGCCTCACGCATAGCAAGCTATAaagaataatcaacataaagaGAAGTTAGTTAAACCGTGCAAATTCACAATTCAAATAGCAGAACAGCAAAATTTCATAATGGTACAAAGTTTAAATATAGCAATAGAcaattaattaagtttaagaaattattaaaagacaCTTACTCTATATCCACTGATAATCGAGGTAGGATGAATCTTGTTCCTGACAAGGTCATTTGCCCTCTGCAGAAAAGAACACTCACACTCGTTAGTTGGCTACATCTGAGATAAACACAAAACACAAAGTGCCAACCAAACAGAGAGCGATGCAGTTACTTTGAGAAGCTCAGCAGCGACAATGACGACCGAAGTAGTGCCGTCTCCGACTTCTCGGTCCTGAAGCTCGGCGAGTTCCACCAAAACCTAAAAAGCAACACAGGTGAGTAATAAAAAGCAAtggaacgaaaaaaaaaaaaaaagagagaaagcgAAGAGCGAGTGGAGTGTGGTTCACCTTGGCAGCAGGATGCTCCACTTCAAGCATCTTGAGAATCGTGGCACCGTCGTTGGTGATAGTGACATCGCCAATGTCGTCGACGAGCATCTGAAACGAATCGCATCAGACATTGCTTACTTCGTCTAAGATCTGACTATGTATAGAGAGAGAGTACCTTGTCGAGGCCAACGGGGCCTAAAGAGCTTTTGACGATGTTGGCAACGGCTTGGCATGCCACAACTGCATTAACAGAGATTGAACGATGTTAGAAATGGTTGTTACGTTTTtcattgtgaaagaaaagagagagagagagacgatACCGTTTTGGGTGCGAACGTCTTGGCCGGACTGTCGCTCGCCGGCGATGTCAGGGGTTTGCGCAACAACCG belongs to Glycine soja cultivar W05 chromosome 5, ASM419377v2, whole genome shotgun sequence and includes:
- the LOC114412997 gene encoding T-complex protein 1 subunit alpha, with product MAVVAQTPDIAGERQSGQDVRTQNVVACQAVANIVKSSLGPVGLDKMLVDDIGDVTITNDGATILKMLEVEHPAAKVLVELAELQDREVGDGTTSVVIVAAELLKRANDLVRNKIHPTSIISGYRLAMREACKYVEEKLAVKVEKLGKDSLINCAKTSMSSKLIAGDSDFFAVLVVDAVQAVKMTNARGEVKYPIKGINILKAHGKSARDSFLMNGYALNTGRAAQGMPLRVAPARIACLDFNLQKTKMQLGVQVLVTDPRELEKIRQREADMTKERIEKLLKAGANVILTTKGIDDMALKYFVEAGAIAVRRVRKEDMRHVAKATGATLVSTFADMEGEETFEPSFLGYADEVVEERISDDAVVMIKGTKTTSAVTLILRGANDHMLDEMDRALHDALSIVKRTLESNTVVAGGGAVEAALSVYLEYLATTLGSREQLAIAEFAESLLIIPKVLSVNAAKDATELVAKLRAYHHSAQTKADKKHLSSMGLDLSQGKIRNNLEAGVIEPAMSKVKIIQFATEAAITILRIDDMIKLVKDESQNED